The following are encoded in a window of Bradyrhizobium guangdongense genomic DNA:
- a CDS encoding acyl-CoA dehydrogenase family protein, producing MDFALTDQQEAIRDAIAKICEGFPDAYWLKKDHDGGFPHDFHKALADAGWLGICVPEEYGGSGLGITEAAIMMRTIAESGAGMSGASAVHINVFGLNPVVVFGTEEQRRRMLPPMVEGREKACFAVTEPNTGLNTTQLKTRAVAKNDRYIVNGQKVWISTAQVAHKILLLARTTPLEEVRSPTHGLSLFYTDFDRNRIKVHEIEKMGRKIVDSNELFFEDFEIPMEDRIGEEGKGFQYILEGMNPERILIAAEAVGLGKLALSRATEYAKTRTVFNRPIGKNQGIQHPLAVNWVELEAAWLMVMSAAWQYDKGMPCGAAANAAKYLAGEAGFSACEQAVMTHGGFGYAKEFHVERYLREVLIPRIAPVSPQLALSFIAEKVLGLAKSY from the coding sequence ATGGATTTCGCGCTCACCGATCAACAGGAAGCCATTCGCGACGCCATCGCCAAGATCTGCGAAGGCTTTCCCGATGCCTATTGGCTGAAGAAGGACCACGACGGCGGCTTCCCGCACGATTTCCACAAGGCATTGGCCGATGCCGGCTGGCTCGGCATCTGCGTGCCGGAGGAGTACGGCGGCTCCGGTCTCGGCATCACCGAAGCTGCGATCATGATGCGGACCATCGCGGAATCAGGTGCCGGCATGTCCGGCGCCTCCGCGGTGCACATCAACGTGTTCGGACTCAATCCGGTCGTCGTGTTCGGCACCGAGGAGCAGCGCAGGCGCATGCTGCCGCCGATGGTCGAAGGCCGTGAGAAGGCCTGCTTCGCCGTCACCGAGCCCAATACCGGCCTCAATACCACCCAGCTCAAGACCCGCGCGGTCGCCAAGAACGACCGCTACATCGTCAACGGCCAGAAGGTCTGGATCTCCACCGCGCAGGTCGCGCACAAGATCCTGCTCCTGGCGCGCACCACGCCGCTGGAGGAGGTGCGCTCGCCGACCCACGGCCTCAGCCTGTTCTACACCGATTTCGACCGCAACAGGATCAAGGTCCACGAGATCGAGAAGATGGGGCGCAAGATCGTGGATTCCAACGAGCTGTTCTTCGAGGATTTCGAGATCCCGATGGAGGACCGCATCGGCGAAGAAGGCAAAGGCTTCCAGTACATCCTCGAGGGCATGAACCCCGAGCGCATCCTGATCGCGGCCGAAGCCGTCGGTCTCGGCAAGCTCGCGCTGTCGCGTGCGACCGAATACGCCAAGACGCGCACCGTGTTCAACCGGCCGATCGGCAAGAATCAAGGCATCCAGCATCCGCTCGCGGTGAACTGGGTCGAGCTCGAGGCGGCCTGGCTGATGGTGATGTCGGCGGCCTGGCAATACGACAAGGGCATGCCTTGCGGTGCTGCGGCCAATGCCGCGAAATATCTCGCGGGCGAGGCCGGCTTCTCGGCCTGCGAGCAGGCCGTGATGACCCATGGCGGCTTCGGCTATGCCAAGGAATTCCACGTCGAACGCTATTTGCGCGAAGTCCTGATCCCGCGCATCGCGCCGGTCAGCCCGCAGCTTGCGCTCAGCTTCATCGCGGAAAAGGTGCTGGGGCTGGCGAAGTCTTACTAG
- a CDS encoding HpcH/HpaI aldolase/citrate lyase family protein, with the protein MRSMLFVPGDSPRKFAKASEGKADALIIDLEDSVVTDKKPEARSLTLEMLKSRPGSHQLYVRVNALDTGMTLTDLAAVMPGRPDGIVLPKSQGGDDVRKVAAWLEALEAASGIAVGTTRIVCVATETASSIFGLGSYKNCSPRLAGLMWGAEDLSASLGATEKATGGVFHSPYRLARDLCLMAAAAAEVAAIDTVYTDIDNLAGLEQETRAARRDGFSAKALIHPKHVDIVNAAFEPTEAERIWAEKVIAAFASSPNSGTLRLDGQMIDKPHLRAAQKILGLS; encoded by the coding sequence ATGCGCTCCATGCTGTTCGTGCCGGGCGATTCCCCGCGCAAATTCGCGAAGGCGAGCGAAGGCAAGGCCGACGCGCTGATCATCGATCTCGAGGACTCCGTCGTCACCGACAAGAAGCCGGAGGCGCGCAGCCTGACCCTGGAGATGTTGAAGAGCCGCCCGGGCTCGCACCAGCTCTATGTCCGCGTCAACGCGCTCGACACCGGCATGACGCTGACCGATCTCGCCGCGGTAATGCCGGGCCGGCCGGACGGCATCGTGCTGCCGAAATCGCAAGGCGGCGACGACGTGCGAAAGGTCGCGGCCTGGCTCGAAGCGCTCGAGGCGGCATCAGGCATCGCGGTGGGCACAACGCGGATCGTCTGCGTCGCCACCGAAACCGCGAGTTCGATCTTCGGTCTCGGCAGCTACAAGAACTGCTCCCCTCGCCTCGCCGGCCTGATGTGGGGCGCGGAAGATCTCTCGGCCTCACTCGGCGCCACCGAAAAGGCCACCGGCGGCGTATTCCATAGCCCCTATCGGCTGGCGCGCGATCTCTGCTTGATGGCGGCGGCCGCGGCGGAGGTCGCAGCGATCGACACCGTCTATACCGACATCGACAATCTCGCAGGCCTCGAGCAGGAAACGCGCGCGGCGCGGCGCGATGGGTTTTCGGCGAAAGCGCTGATCCACCCCAAGCACGTCGACATCGTCAACGCGGCATTCGAGCCGACCGAGGCCGAGCGCATCTGGGCGGAGAAGGTGATCGCGGCGTTCGCGAGTAGTCCGAACTCCGGCACGCTGCGGCTCGACGGCCAGATGATCGACAAGCCACACCTTCGTGCCGCGCAGAAGATCCTCGGCCTGAGCTAG
- a CDS encoding fumarylacetoacetate hydrolase family protein — protein MTRTSRRSVLTAAAAMTAAGIAEATPAAAQAAPKPIFPVPMVTIPIVGESQVFQVRRIYCIGRNYAAHAIERGSDPNREPPFFFQKPTDAIQNVAIGEVADHPYPSLTKNYHHEVELVAALKSGGTNIPADKALDHVYGYALGLDMTRRDLQNGMAAEKKPWEIGKSFDHAAVLGPIHPATKTGHFEKGAISLAVNGTVRQNSDLSKMIWSVAEQIAKLSEAFELKAGDIIYSGTPENVGPVVKGDVLLCKLEGLPDMSIKIV, from the coding sequence ATGACAAGAACCAGCCGCCGTAGCGTGCTGACCGCCGCAGCCGCGATGACCGCGGCGGGTATCGCCGAAGCAACGCCGGCCGCAGCACAGGCCGCACCCAAGCCGATCTTTCCGGTGCCCATGGTGACGATCCCGATCGTCGGCGAGAGCCAGGTGTTTCAGGTCCGCCGCATCTACTGCATCGGCCGCAACTATGCCGCGCACGCGATCGAGCGCGGCTCGGATCCGAACCGCGAGCCCCCGTTCTTCTTCCAGAAGCCGACCGACGCGATCCAGAACGTGGCGATCGGGGAGGTCGCCGATCATCCCTATCCGTCGCTGACCAAGAACTATCATCACGAGGTCGAGCTGGTCGCCGCGCTGAAGTCAGGCGGCACCAACATCCCGGCCGACAAGGCGCTCGACCATGTCTATGGCTACGCGCTGGGCCTCGACATGACCCGGCGCGATCTCCAGAACGGCATGGCCGCGGAGAAGAAGCCGTGGGAGATCGGCAAGAGCTTCGATCACGCCGCGGTGCTCGGCCCGATCCATCCCGCGACCAAGACCGGCCATTTCGAGAAGGGCGCGATCTCGCTCGCCGTGAACGGCACGGTGCGGCAGAACTCGGACCTCAGCAAGATGATCTGGAGCGTCGCCGAGCAGATCGCAAAGCTGTCGGAAGCGTTCGAGCTCAAGGCCGGCGACATCATCTATTCCGGCACGCCGGAGAATGTCGGCCCGGTGGTGAAGGGCGACGTGCTGCTGTGCAAGCTCGAAGGCCTGCCTGACATGTCGATCAAGATCGTCTAG
- a CDS encoding Hsp20 family protein produces MRTSFDFAPLWRSTIGFDHLADLVDSTLRQATEDNYPPYNIERSGEDHYRISLAVAGFGASDITVTAEQNALTIEGRKPETAAREYLYQGIAARPFRRVFNLADYVQVKQASFQDGLLIIDLVREVPEAMKPRRIPIAGGTPAASQIEQKKAA; encoded by the coding sequence ATGAGGACCAGTTTCGACTTTGCGCCCCTGTGGCGTTCCACCATCGGCTTCGACCACCTGGCCGACCTCGTCGACAGCACGCTGCGCCAGGCGACCGAGGACAACTATCCCCCCTACAACATCGAACGTTCCGGCGAAGATCACTACCGGATCAGCCTTGCCGTGGCGGGTTTCGGCGCCAGCGACATCACGGTGACGGCCGAGCAGAACGCGCTCACCATCGAGGGCCGGAAGCCCGAGACTGCTGCGCGCGAATACCTGTACCAGGGCATCGCCGCGCGCCCGTTCCGGCGCGTGTTCAACCTCGCCGACTATGTCCAGGTCAAGCAGGCTTCCTTCCAGGATGGTCTGCTGATCATCGACCTCGTCCGCGAGGTTCCGGAAGCCATGAAGCCGCGACGGATTCCGATCGCGGGTGGCACTCCTGCGGCATCGCAGATCGAGCAGAAGAAAGCAGCCTGA
- a CDS encoding Hsp20/alpha crystallin family protein → MAFRDLIPWSGKQELAPARDNFDPFLTLHREMNRLFDDVFRGFGGTGLSPLMEGRFGWPKVELGETDKTVTVSAELPGLNEKDVQVEIANGVLTVRGEKKAERNGEGRYFTERYYGAFERQIPLEGVDEDKAEASFKDGVLTVSLPKSEKAREGVKRIAINTH, encoded by the coding sequence ATGGCTTTTCGTGACCTCATTCCCTGGTCTGGAAAACAGGAGCTTGCGCCTGCGCGCGACAATTTCGATCCCTTCCTGACGCTGCATCGCGAAATGAACCGTCTGTTCGACGACGTCTTTCGCGGATTCGGCGGCACCGGCCTGTCGCCGCTGATGGAAGGCCGCTTCGGCTGGCCGAAGGTCGAACTCGGCGAGACCGACAAGACGGTGACCGTCTCGGCCGAGCTTCCCGGCCTCAACGAGAAGGACGTCCAGGTCGAGATTGCCAACGGCGTCCTGACCGTGCGCGGCGAGAAGAAGGCGGAGCGCAACGGCGAAGGCCGGTACTTCACCGAGCGCTACTACGGCGCCTTCGAGCGGCAGATCCCGCTGGAGGGTGTCGATGAGGACAAGGCCGAGGCGTCGTTCAAGGATGGCGTCCTGACCGTGTCGCTGCCGAAATCCGAGAAGGCGCGCGAGGGCGTCAAGCGCATCGCGATCAACACGCATTAA
- a CDS encoding trypsin-like peptidase domain-containing protein gives MMTMRAVRPFLLAMLVLTLTASQPAAGQIPDFKTGGSVPTLAPLVRQVTPAVVNISVHGRVREDNPLYRDPVFREFFDVPRQIEKEVSATGSGVIVDAQRGYVLTNNHVVEGTSAVQVTTKDGRQFSARVIGRDPPTDIAVLQLQSPAGLKALAFGDSDALEVGDFVLAIGNPFGLGQTVTSGLVSALGRTGLGKQGYEDFIQTDAAINPGNSGGALVSLRGELVGINSAIISPAGGNVGIGFAIPVNMARKVMEQIIANGRVERGRIGVSLREPHPSVNRGLTEGAVIAEIAADSPADKAGLRKGDIITRADDRPIRTAAQLRNTIGLARIGEDVKLAGLRNGVPFAVVVRVAPATESSSALAGPGRLVR, from the coding sequence GTGATGACGATGCGTGCTGTGCGTCCGTTCTTGCTGGCGATGCTGGTGCTGACGCTCACGGCGTCGCAGCCTGCCGCCGGCCAAATCCCCGATTTCAAGACCGGCGGCTCGGTGCCGACCTTGGCGCCGCTGGTGCGTCAGGTGACGCCGGCCGTCGTCAACATCTCGGTCCACGGCCGGGTGCGCGAGGACAATCCGCTCTATCGCGACCCGGTGTTTCGCGAATTCTTCGACGTACCCCGCCAGATCGAGAAGGAGGTCAGCGCGACTGGCTCCGGCGTGATTGTCGATGCCCAGCGCGGCTACGTGCTGACCAACAATCACGTGGTCGAAGGCACCTCCGCCGTGCAGGTCACGACCAAGGACGGCAGGCAGTTTTCCGCGAGGGTCATCGGGCGCGATCCGCCCACTGATATCGCGGTGCTCCAGCTCCAGAGCCCGGCCGGGCTCAAGGCGCTCGCCTTCGGCGACAGCGACGCGCTGGAGGTCGGCGACTTCGTGCTCGCGATCGGCAATCCCTTCGGCCTCGGTCAGACGGTCACGTCCGGTCTCGTCAGCGCGCTCGGCCGGACCGGGCTCGGCAAGCAGGGTTATGAGGATTTCATCCAGACCGATGCCGCGATCAATCCCGGCAATTCCGGCGGTGCGCTGGTCAGCCTGCGCGGCGAACTCGTCGGCATCAACTCCGCGATCATCTCGCCCGCCGGCGGCAATGTCGGCATCGGCTTTGCGATTCCCGTCAACATGGCGCGCAAGGTGATGGAGCAGATCATTGCCAATGGCCGGGTGGAGCGCGGCCGTATCGGCGTCTCGCTGAGGGAGCCACATCCATCGGTCAACAGAGGGCTGACCGAAGGCGCCGTCATCGCCGAGATCGCGGCGGATTCGCCCGCCGACAAAGCGGGCTTGCGGAAAGGCGATATCATCACCAGAGCGGATGATCGTCCGATCCGCACCGCCGCCCAGCTCCGCAATACGATCGGCCTCGCGCGCATCGGCGAGGATGTGAAGCTCGCCGGGCTGCGCAACGGTGTGCCGTTCGCGGTTGTCGTCAGGGTGGCGCCTGCGACGGAATCGAGCAGTGCGCTCGCAGGCCCCGGTCGCCTCGTCCGCTAA